The Leishmania braziliensis MHOM/BR/75/M2904 complete genome, chromosome 9 genome includes a window with the following:
- a CDS encoding putative ubiqitin hydrolase, protein MSSTTSSRGQPRHELLKEEPMISFEVGLDEAIELPCDVGTVAPTGAALSSLHWRKQTVTPVARTTPEDMTTQSGSSTASLRAAVCGNGMGLPNTTMTTGGVTSPVATSANTAATTYMAAAPSRKVTWKDTSASQRRAEAQASREDDFNPMVLCPLQNLGNTCYFNAGVQLLVNCPALVYAVRNSPFARRMQSHSAFNVYNVSVPVATVAAAATAKLYPKGGVATHALFQEFAALLARMEVGCSAGERAISPIRALDSLASVHPQFEGRSQQDASEMMTSLLTSLEEEGGQYVELAQLLQSFEEDAAALQQDAPAARFVTTVNPPFSGAGPSSPSEQHQRYYSDPYSVDEYPLSSRHPSRTDAILPGPRSAHFLAVLRLMEQVNRENEVLEQRVKHRQGKPYTGSFKPPRLHFNPLLDSFRGYTLSQVECHNCRAVSRVVSAFNGLMLDVPTAKQRRRYAMAHPNVPRRADWEEQLQHVKKPFRLSWWNPFSLCAAAWQHLKRLLQDPFPLPLWLDECLDIHFEPELLRGCNKYRCETCGTTSEATKSETLLALPEYLLIHMKRFEVGRFFNSKKTDSVFFPASWRSLTEAQAAALLNGRSETRSPLPEYLDLRRYLHSSVAPFAEPIPPCLLNTVTEPYQQQHASESRTRSPTSSIATTYTLDGIVNHHGGYDSGHYTVFLYKATEERQAWVYISDDEVVQAEDVVATDTEYVLLYRRQPLVQVAPESDEAEQLRRKACYYLSSSSSPYLTAYAAANVASPAISKSHSTTSASSYLTDSAAGGLPSATAVATAPWVYISRMWLQRVAFMHDPGPIVNRLCYCRPEDQGRVSMYQTIFPATVKVPAEVPHVHGPPVDWFYVPITEKDYAIFYNAFGGNVAVTANEYETLRAMQEKFCADIDAAERQRSGAARRASQR, encoded by the coding sequence ATGTCCTCTACGACGTCGTCGCGGGGGCAGCCGCGCCACGAGCTGCTCAAGGAAGAGCCGATGATCTCCTTTGAAGTGGGACTCGACGAGGCGATCGAGCTGCCGTGCGACGTGGGCACCGTCGCACCGACAGGCGCCGCGCTGAGCTCACTACATTGGCGTAAACAGACCGTAACGCCGGTTGCAAGGACCACTCCAGAGGACATGACGACGCAGAGTGGTAGCAGCACCGCGAGCCTCAGAGCCGCCGTGTGCGGCAACGGCATGGGGCTCCCCAACACTACCATGACCACTGGCGGCGTCACCTCTCCCGTCGCCACGTCGGCCAACACAGCTGCCACGACCTacatggcggcggcgccgtcgcgaAAGGTAACGTGGAAAGACACCAGTGCGTCTCAGCGGCGTGCAGAGGCGCAGGCAAGCCGCGAAGATGATTTCAACCCGATGGTACTATGCCCGCTTCAGAACCTGGGCAACACGTGCTACTTCAACGCgggtgtgcagctgctcgtgAATTGCCCTGCTCTCGTCTACGCAGTTCGTAACTCACCGTTTGCGCGGAGGATGCAAAGCCACTCGGCCTTCAACGTCTACAACGTATCAGTaccggtggcgacggtggctgcagcggcaacggcgaagCTGTACCCGAAAGGGGGTGTCGCCACCCACGCACTCTTCCAGGAGTTTGCTGCCCTGCTCGCCCGCATGGAGGTGGGATGCTCAGCCGGTGAGAGGGCGATCTCGCCCATCCGTGCGCTCGACTCCCTCGCCAGCGTGCATCCGCAGTTTGAGGGTAGAAGCCAGCAAGATGCATCAGAGATGAtgacgtcgctgctgaccagcttggaggaggaaggcggccAGTACGTCGAGCTGGCTCAGCTCCTGCAGTCGTTTGAAGAGGACgccgcggcactgcagcaggacgcgccagcagcgaggTTTGTCACGACTGTCAACCCGCCTTTTTCGGGAGCTGGGCCCTCATCTCCCTcagagcagcaccagcgctaCTACAGCGATCCCTACAGTGTCGATGAGTACCCCCTGTCGTCGCGGCACCCCTCTAGAACAGACGCCATCCTCCCGGGTCCGCGCAGCGCGCACTTCCTCGCTGTTTTGCGACTGATGGAGCAGGTGAATCGTGAGAATGAGGTACTTGAGCAGCGTGTGAAGCACCGGCAAGGCAAGCCCTACACTGGCTCTTTCAAGCCGCCGCGACTACACTTCAACCCGCTGCTGGACAGTTTCCGGGGGTACACACTATCGCAGGTGGAGTGCCACAACTGCCGCGCAGTGTCGCGCGTGGTGAGCGCCTTCAACGGGTTGATGCTGGATGTGCCGACAGCaaagcagcgacggcgctaTGCGATGGCTCACCCGAACgtgccgcgccgcgctgaCTGGGAGGAGCAACTGCAGCACGTGAAGAAGCCCTTTCGTCTGAGCTGGTGGAATCCCTTCTCCctgtgcgcggcggcgtggcagcaCCTGAAGCGGCTCCTCCAGGACCCGTTCCCGCTCCCGCTGTGGCTGGACGAGTGCCTCGATATTCATTTCGAGCCGGAGTTGCTGCGCGGGTGTAACAAGTACCGCTGCGAGACCTGCGGCACCACCAGCGAAGCCACCAAGTCGGAAACACTCCTGGCCCTACCCGAATACTTGCTCATCCACATGAAGCGCTTCGAAGTCGGCCGCTTCTTCAACAGCAAGAAGACGGACTCGGTTTTTTTCCCTGCCTCATGGCGGTCTCTGACGGAagcgcaggcagcggcgttgcTCAACGGGAGAAGCGAGACGCGGTCACCGCTGCCGGAGTACCTCGACCTGCGGCGCTAcctgcacagcagcgtcgcacCGTTCGCTGAGCCCATCCCACCCTGCCTGTTGAACACCGTTACCGAGCCctaccaacagcagcacgcgagcGAAAGCCGTACCAGAAGCCCCACCAGCTCCATCGCAACCACCTACACGCTAGACGGCATTGTCAACCACCACGGCGGCTACGACAGCGGCCATTACACCGTCTTCCTCTACAAAGCGACGGAGGAGCGGCAGGCGTGGGTGTACATTAGCGACGATGAGGTTGTGCAGGCGGAGGATGTGGTGGCGACAGACACCGAGTACGTCCTGTTATACCGCCGTCAACCCCTCGTGCAGGTGGCACCAGAGTCGGACGAGGCGGAACAGCTGCGCCGAAAGGCGTGCTActacctctcttcctcctcctctccctacCTTACCGCCTACGCAGCAGCAAACGTGGCAAGCCCAGCGATCAGCAAGTCACATAGCAcgacctccgcctcttcctaCTTGACGGACTCCGCGGCTGGCGGGCTACCTTCCGCGACAGCAGTGGCGACCGCCCCGTGGGTGTACATCTCGCGCATGTGGCTTCAGCGCGTCGCCTTCATGCATGACCCGGGCCCGATTGTGAATCGTCTGTGCTACTGCCGCCCAGAGGATCAGGGGCGGGTGAGCATGTATCAGACCATCTTTCCAGCGACAGTGAAGGTGCCGGCGGAGGTGCCCCACGTCCACGGCCCGCCGGTGGACTGGTTCTACGTGCCCATCACAGAGAAGGACTACGCCATTTTCTACAACGCGTTTGGCGGCAACGTAGCCGTAACGGCCAACGAATACGAGACCCTGCGCGCGATGCAGGAGAAGTTCTGCGCTGACATCGACGCAgcggagcggcagcgaagcggcgcagctcgccgTGCTTCCCAGCGCTGA
- the ATG8C.1 gene encoding putative ATG8/AUT7/APG8/PAZ2, with protein sequence MSAYVSSTPLEARVARCASLRATNAVPVVVEEAQARGGKAHFSALARETTAAQLVASVRAFRGVAANKPVTLTVAGCSVSPSATLGELHDACKQADDGMLYVAYTAERSMGAATWKPCGSCSWD encoded by the coding sequence ATGTCCGCCTACGTGTCGTCGACGCCGCTGGAGGCCCGCGTTGCGCGGTGCGCGAGCCTGCGCGCGACGAACGCTGTGCCCgttgtggtggaggaggcgcaggcgcgcggCGGCAAGGCGCACTTcagcgcgctggcgcgcgAGACAacggctgcgcagctcgtGGCTTCCGTGCGCGCCTTCcgcggcgtggcggcgaATAAGCCGGTGACGCTGACGGTTGCCGGCTGCAGCGTGTCGCCGTCGGCGACGCTCGGCGAGCTGCACGACGCGTGCAAGCAGGCGGACGACGGCATGCTGTACGTTGCCTACACGGCGGAGCGCTCCATGGGTGCTGCAACGTGGAAGCCCTGCGGCTCCTGCTCGTGGGACTAG
- the ATG8C.3 gene encoding putative ATG8/AUT7/APG8/PAZ2 — protein sequence MSAYVSSTPLEARVARCASLRATNAVPVVVEEAQARGGKAHFSALARETTAAQLVAAVRAFRGVAANKPVTLTVAGCSVSPSATLGELHDACKQADDGMLYVAYTAERSMGAATWKPCGSCSWD from the coding sequence ATGTCCGCCTACGTGTCGTCGACGCCGCTGGAGGCCCGCGTTGCGCGGTGCGCGAGCCTGCGCGCGACGAACGCTGTGCCCgttgtggtggaggaggcgcaggcgcgcggCGGCAAGGCGCACTTcagcgcgctggcgcgcgAGACAacggctgcgcagctcgtggctgccgtgcgcgccttccgcggcgtggcggcgaATAAGCCGGTGACGCTGACGGTTGCCGGCTGCAGCGTGTCGCCGTCGGCGACGCTCGGCGAGCTGCACGACGCGTGCAAGCAGGCGGACGACGGCATGCTGTACGTTGCCTACACGGCGGAGCGCTCCATGGGTGCTGCAACGTGGAAGCCCTGCGGCTCCTGCTCGTGGGACTAG
- a CDS encoding putative heat shock protein HslVU, ATPase subunit HslU, which yields MFRLLSRPLRCVAAAASTPSPDVVQITKEKANKLDDLSPRAITKILDAYIVGQDAGKRAVAIALRNRWRRRQLSDAELRKEVVPKNMLLIGPTGVGKTEISRRMARITDAPFIKVEATKYTEVGFKGKDVESIIEDLYTNAKLKARRALEAERHAEALNMALDTVYSAWSVSQRMRGMDRSLLGAGKAEEGTSAAADDSASESEESPQQPQPHTFEYFREHYQEEPIKDDMVTIDITAPQAVTKPPKEGGIDLQSVGMLLGLGGEPKRLKVSVTKRVADAVPLATQEALDKLIDEASVNTLARALAEEEGVIFVDEIDKVVAEPSSANADVSSTGVQQDLLPLIEGSNVTMKDGSVIATDNILFICSGAFHVVKTSDMIAELQGRLPVRVELQALTENDFRRILTEPKFNLLRQQEEMMKTEKIEVVFTEDGVNELAKVTCAVNAQGQNIGARRLNTILERVMDPYSFNCEDYEGKKVEINAKVVHEATERLQKNVNLAKYLL from the coding sequence ATGTTTCGCCTCCTATCTCGGCCGCTGCGTTgcgtggctgccgctgccagcacACCGTCCCCTGACGTGGTGCAGATCacgaaggaaaaggcgaACAAGCTCGATGATCTCTCGCCGCGGGCGATCACAAAGATTCTGGACGCCTACATTGTGGGACAGGATGCGGGCAAGCGCGCCGTGGCCATTGCACTCCGTAACCGCTGGCGTCGTCGGCAGCTCAGCGATGCCGAGCTGcggaaggaggtggtgccCAAGAACATGCTACTCATTGGCCCAACCGGTGTCGGCAAGACGGAGATCTCGCGTCGCATGGCGCGCATCACAGACGCCCCCTTTATCAAGGTCGAGGCCACAAAGTACACGGAGGTCGGCTTCAAGGGCAAGGACGTCGAGAGCATTATCGAGGATCTGTACACGAACGCCAAGCTCAAGGCGAGGCGCGCGctcgaggcggagcggcacgCAGAGGCGCTGAACATGGCGCTGGACACCGTGTATAGCGCCTGGTCGGTGAGTCAGCGGATGCGAGGGATGGACCGCTCCCTGCTTGGCGCCGGCAAGGCCGAGGAAGGGACgtcggcagctgcagacgaCAGCGCATCAGAGTCGGAGGAgtcaccgcagcagccacagccacacactTTTGAGTACTTCCGCGAGCACTACCAGGAGGAACCGATCAAGGACGACATGGTGACGATCGACATAACCGCCCCGCAGGCAGTGACAAAGCCACCGAAGGAAGGCGGCATTGATCTGCAGTCGGTTGGCATGCTGTTGGGACTGGGTGGGGAGCCGAAGAGGCTGAAGGTGTCGGTGACAAAGCGGGTGGCTGACGCCGTGCCGCTGGCCACGCAAGAGGCACTAGACAAGCTCATCGACGAAGCCTCAGTAAACACACTGGCGCGTGCGCTggcggaagaagagggcgTCATATTTGTGGATGAGATCGACAAAGTAGTTGCCGAGCCGTCGAGCGCCAACGCCGACGTCAGCTCCACCGGAGTGCAGCAAGACCTGCTGCCGTTGATCGAGGGCTCCAACGTCACCATGAAGGACGGCAGCGTCATTGCGACGGACAACATTCTTTTCATCTGCTCCGGCGCTTTTCACGTGGTCAAGACGTCCGACATGATCGCGGAACTGCAGGGCCGACTGCCGGTGCGCGTAGAGCTACAGGCGCTGACGGAGAACGACTTCCGCCGTATCTTGACGGAGCCCAAGTTCAACCTGCTGCGACAACAGGAGGAGATGATGAAGACCGAAAAGATCGAAGTCGTCTTCACTGAGGATGGCGTCAATGAGCTCGCCAAGGTGACCTGCGCGGTGAACGCCCAAGGTCAGAACATCGGGGCCCGTCGCCTCAACACGATTCTCGAGCGCGTCATGGACCCGTACAGCTTCAACTGCGAAGATTACGAGGGCAAGAAGGTGGAGATCAACGCCAAGGTGGTGCATGAGGCGACGGAAAGACTCCAGAAGAATGTGAACTTAGCTAAGTATCTGTTGTGA